A single region of the Pontimicrobium sp. SW4 genome encodes:
- a CDS encoding FKBP-type peptidyl-prolyl cis-trans isomerase, giving the protein MKFRYYLLALLGLSLMFNACNKSDDDTPKEPVDVVDRGEQQIKDNDSIIGYLETHYYNSGDFVSNPNPSMNDLVITKLEDGETVPVEHTLLIDAVDTKTTVFSETNYEYYVLKLNQGAGDTPNFSDTVRLNYSGNLLDESVFDNSVNPVDFDLTSLIRGWALAIPEFSTSESFVENGDGTVSYYNPGVGVMFLPSGLGYFSGVSPGIPIYSPLIFRFELFQTRVNDHDGDGVPSYLEDIDGDLNVANDDTNDNTVPDYNDPDDDGDGVSTFNELEPKEYTVDTNNGEQEPILGSKEFEYFRSENNGVITIKTVTIMDSNNDGIGDYLQEGIKIDYSEE; this is encoded by the coding sequence ATGAAATTTAGATATTATCTGTTAGCACTTTTAGGTTTATCGCTAATGTTTAATGCTTGTAATAAATCGGATGATGACACGCCAAAAGAACCTGTTGATGTCGTTGATAGAGGAGAGCAACAGATTAAGGATAATGACTCTATTATTGGGTATTTAGAAACCCATTATTATAATTCTGGTGACTTTGTTAGCAACCCTAATCCGTCAATGAACGATTTAGTTATTACGAAACTTGAAGATGGAGAAACAGTTCCAGTTGAGCATACATTATTGATAGATGCTGTTGATACGAAAACGACTGTTTTTTCGGAAACAAACTACGAATATTATGTATTAAAGCTTAATCAAGGTGCAGGAGACACACCAAATTTTTCTGATACTGTTAGATTAAATTACTCTGGTAATTTATTAGATGAAAGCGTATTTGATAACTCTGTCAACCCTGTAGACTTTGACTTAACTAGTTTAATTAGAGGTTGGGCTTTGGCAATTCCAGAGTTTAGTACTTCGGAGTCGTTTGTAGAAAATGGTGATGGTACAGTTAGTTATTATAATCCTGGTGTTGGTGTTATGTTTTTGCCTTCTGGATTGGGGTATTTTTCAGGAGTAAGTCCAGGAATTCCAATTTATTCACCTTTAATTTTTAGGTTTGAACTTTTCCAAACTAGGGTTAATGACCATGATGGGGATGGGGTTCCTTCGTATTTAGAAGATATTGATGGTGATTTGAATGTTGCTAATGATGATACAAATGATAATACAGTACCTGATTATAATGATCCTGATGATGACGGTGATGGGGTATCGACTTTTAATGAGTTAGAGCCAAAAGAATATACAGTAGATACAAATAACGGAGAACAAGAACCTATTTTAGGAAGTAAAGAATTTGAGTATTTTAGATCTGAAAATAATGGCGTTATTACGATTAAAACAGTAACGATCATGGATTCTAATAATGATGGTATAGGTGATTATTTGCAAGAAGGAAT
- a CDS encoding RNA-binding S4 domain-containing protein, which produces MRIDKYLWCVRYYKTRNIATTACKKGHVKVNGQVIKPSREVYATDIIELRKNQINYKLTVNDIPPNRVGAKLVDIYRTDTTPKEAFEAQELLKYSKDYYRKKGIGRPTKKDRRNIDDYLDDEAE; this is translated from the coding sequence ATGCGAATTGACAAATACCTTTGGTGTGTTAGATATTATAAAACAAGAAATATAGCCACAACGGCTTGTAAAAAAGGACATGTTAAAGTTAATGGTCAAGTAATAAAACCAAGTCGGGAAGTATATGCTACTGATATTATTGAGTTAAGGAAAAACCAAATTAACTATAAACTAACAGTTAATGATATTCCTCCAAATAGAGTTGGCGCAAAACTTGTAGATATTTACAGAACAGACACCACTCCAAAAGAAGCTTTTGAAGCTCAAGAATTACTAAAATATTCTAAAGATTATTATAGAAAAAAAGGAATTGGGAGACCTACTAAAAAAGATAGAAGAAATATTGATGACTATTTAGATGATGAAGCTGAATAA
- a CDS encoding methyltransferase domain-containing protein: protein MMKLNKIFWEGRYRENKTGWDIGYVSRPIKTYIDQLNNKDLKILIPGAGNSYEAEYLWDNGFKNVFVLDIANQPLSSFKKRAANFPSKQLINQDFFKLKDSFDLIIEQTFFCAINPSLRENYSKKMNELLKKNGKLIGLLFDFELTIEGPPFGGSKTEYLNLFSPVFNIVTLENAYNSIKPREGKELFFIFEKNN, encoded by the coding sequence ATGATGAAGCTGAATAAAATATTCTGGGAAGGCCGCTACCGTGAAAATAAAACAGGTTGGGATATTGGTTACGTTTCTAGACCAATAAAAACTTATATAGACCAATTAAACAATAAAGATTTAAAAATATTAATCCCAGGTGCTGGTAATAGTTATGAAGCTGAGTATTTATGGGATAATGGTTTTAAAAATGTGTTCGTTTTAGACATTGCAAATCAGCCTCTTTCTAGCTTTAAAAAAAGAGCGGCAAACTTCCCAAGTAAACAGCTAATAAATCAAGATTTTTTTAAATTAAAAGATTCATTTGATTTAATAATTGAGCAAACATTTTTTTGTGCTATCAATCCAAGTCTGAGAGAAAACTATTCAAAGAAAATGAATGAATTACTTAAGAAGAATGGAAAACTCATTGGATTGCTTTTTGATTTTGAGCTAACAATCGAAGGGCCTCCTTTTGGAGGAAGCAAAACTGAATATTTAAATCTTTTTTCTCCTGTTTTCAATATTGTAACTTTAGAAAATGCATATAACTCAATAAAACCAAGAGAAGGTAAAGAACTGTTTTTTATCTTTGAAAAAAATAACTAA